The Caloenas nicobarica isolate bCalNic1 chromosome 36, bCalNic1.hap1, whole genome shotgun sequence DNA window GATGGTCAAGTGACAATTTGGGGATGGTCAAGTGACATTTTGGGGACAGTCAAGTGACATTTTGGGGACGGTCAAGTGACAATTTGGGGACGGTCAAGTGACAGTTTGGGGATGGTCAAGTGACAATTTGGGGATGGTCAGGTGAAAATCTGGGGATGATCAAGTGACATTTTGGGGACGGTCAAGTGACAATTTGGGGATGGTCAAGTGACATTTTGGGGACGGTCAAGTGACAATTTGGGGGTGGTCAAGTGACAATTTGGGGACGGTCAAGTGACAGTTTGGGGATGGTCAAGTGACAATTTGGGGACGGTCTAGTGACATTTTGGAGACGGTCGAGTGACATTTGGGGATGGTCAAGTGACAATTTGGGGACGGTCAAGTGACAGTTTGGGGATGGTCAAGTGACAATTTTGTGGACGGTCAAGTGACATTTGGGGACGGTCACCCCCCCGTcacaccaacacacacacagaccctGGCAGTGAGTGTCATTTATTGCTGGTGACAATGACAAAGCAGTGGCACCACCGGGGGGACAGGTCACcctggggggggggtcagggaccCTTGGGGACAAGTGACACCTTTGTCACCTACACTGTTTGTCCATTGGTCCCCAATCCAGGGGACAGATGTGTCCCCATGGCCATAAAGTGtcctcgtgtccccccccgcgTCCTGTGACATTCATGTGGGTGTCaccaccttggggacacccccagtgACATTTGGGGACGGTCAAGTGACATTTTGGGGACCATCAAGTGACATTTGGGGATGGTCAAGTGACAATTTTGGGGACTGCCAAGTGACATTTTGGGGTCAAGTGACGATTTTGGGGACCATCAAGTGACATTTGGGGACCATCAAGTGACAATTTGGGGACAGTCAAGTGACATTTGGGGACCATCAAGTGACAATTTGGGGACCGCCACCCCCCAGCACCAACACAAAGCCCAGGGGTGAGTGTCATTTCTTGCTGGTGACAATGACAAAGCGGTGGCACCGCCAGGGGGGACAGGTCACCGGCATCCCTGTCATGTCACTGGTGTCCCACTGGTGTCACTTGGGTCCCTGTGGTGTCATCGATGTCCCTTTGTTGTCACCGGGGTCTCTGTGGTGTCACTGACGTCCCACCAGTGTCACCAGGTCCCTGTGTTGTCATTGAGGCCCCTGCAGTGTCACTTGGGTCCTCGTGTTGTCACCAGGTCCCTGTGTTGTCACCAGGTCCTTGTGTTGTCACCAGGTCCCTGTGGTGTCACTGAGGTCCCTGCGGTGTCACTGGGGTCCCTGTGTTGTCATTGAGGCCCCTGCAGTGTCACTTGGGTCCTCATGTTGTCACCAGGTCCCTGTGGTGTCACCAGGTCCCTGTGGTGTCATTGTGGTCCCTGTGTTGTCACCAGGTCCCTGTCATGTCACTGATGTCCCACAAGTGTCACCAGGTCCCTGTGTTGTCACTGATGTCCTACAAGTGTCACCAGGGTCCCTGTGGTGTCACCGGGGTCCTTTTGTTGTCACCAGGTCCCTGTGTTGTCACTGACGTCCCACAAGTGTCACCAGGGTCCCTGTGGTGTCACTGAGGTCCCTGTGTTGTCACCAGGTCTCTGTGGTGACACTGGTGGGACATCAGTGACATTGTGGTGTCACCAGGTCCATGTTGTGTCACTTGGGTCCCTGCAGTGTCACTGGAGTCCTTGTGGTGTCACCAGGTCCCTGTGTTGTCATTGATGTGTCCAGGTGTCACCAGGTCCCTGTCATGTCACTGGCGTCCCTGTGGTGTCACCAGGTCCCTGTCATGTCACCGAGGTCCCTGTTGTGTCACTGGGGTCCCTGTGATGTCACCAGGGTCTCTGCAATGTCATTCGGGTCCCACCGGTGTCACTTGGGTCTCTATTGTCACCAGGGTCCCTGTCATGTCACTGACATCCCTGTGGTGTCACCAGGTCCCTGTGGTGTCATCAAGGTTCCTGCATTGTCACTGGTATCACCGTCGTGTCACTGAGGTCCCACCGGTGTCACTTGGGTCTCTATTGTCACCAGGTTCCTATGTTGTCACCAGAGTCCCTGTGTTGTCACTGATGTCCCTTGGGTGTCACCAGGGTCCCTGTTGTGTCACTGGGGTCCTTGTGTTGTCACCAGGTCCTTGTGTTGTCACCAGGTCCCTGTTGTGTCACTGGGGTCTCTTGGGTGTCACCGGGGTCCCTGTGTTGTCACCAGGTCCCTGTGGTGACACCAGAGTCCCTTGGGTGTCACTGGGGTCCCTGTGTTGTCACCAGGTCCCTGTGGTGACACCAGAGTCCCTTGGGTGTCACTGGGGTCCCTGTGTTGTCACCAGGTCCCTGTGTTGTCACCAGGTCCCTGTGGTGACACCAGAGTCCCTTGGGTGTCACTGGGGTCCCTGTGCTGTCCCCACCATTCAAACCCAAGGCCACTGCAGCCAAGCGCCACTGCTTCCCGTCAccgtccccggtgtccccaatgtccccggtgtccccaatgtccgGCTGTCACAGACACACGTCGATGGGCTGCGCCAGCTCCCGCTCCAGCTCCCGGATCAAAGCATCAAAGTCCCTCAGGCTGAACCGGGGAccgtccccaacccccccaaaacgcGTCCCcacggcgggggggggacagCGCGGGGACAACGCCGCGTCACCCGTGTCACCCGCGGGCccctgggggccgggggggtcgcAGACGCTCCAGTCGCCGGCGTAGCGGTTGCTGGGGGGGCTCtcggggccgcggggccggggccgcggtgTCACCGGCGCTGTcacccgtgtcccccgtgtcacCGGCGCCAGGTCCAGGCGCAGCGGGggggggacggcggcggggggaggggctGCGGAGAgagggggggtcagggggggtgtggggacacTTGCGGGGGTCAccggggttttggggggggtcacgGTGACACTTGGGGGGGGGTCACCAGGGGTTGGGGGGGGATCATGGTGACATctggaggggtttggggggtgtcACGGTGACACTTGGGGGGGCCAccaggggttggggggggtcaCGGTGACAtgtgggggggtttgggggggtcatgGTGACATCTGGGGTGTcactgggggggtttggggggtcaccggggttttggggggatcaCAGTGACACTGGAGGGGGGTCGCGGTGAcatggggggggggttgggggggtcaTGGTGACATGTGGGGTGTcactgggggggtttgggggggtcacggTGACACttgggagggtttggggggggtcatAGTGACAGTTGGGGGGGGTCACGGTGACATgtggggaggtttggggggggtcaTGGTGACatctgggggggtttggggggtcactggggttttgggggggtcatGGTGACATGTTGGGGGGGTCaccagggttttggggggatcaCAGTGACATGTGGGGGGGGGTCATGGTGACACTTGGGGGCAGTTATGGTGACGtggggggggggtcactgggggaggtttgggggggtcacagtGACACTTGGGGGGGGTCATGGTGGCACATGGGGGGGTCACGGTGACATGTCGGGGGGGTGTCactggtgttttgggggggggtcacgGTGACACTTGGCAGGGGGGTCATGGTGACACATGGTAGGGTTCATGGGGGGTTTGAAGGGTCACGGTGACGTTGCGGGGGGGTCaccaggggtttggggtgtcactggggggctttggggggtcaCAGTGACATGTGGGGGGGGTCACAAACCCCTCCCAGGACTGGGGGGGGgcccccaggagcagctcctggtgacACTGACACGTGACAAAGCCACCGGGTGTGGGTCACAGAGTGGGGACAGTGACACGTTGCGGGGGGGGGTCACAGAGCCCTGGTGACAATGACACACGAAAAAGCCACCAAGGAGggtcccaccccccccccaccacagagtgtcaccccccccccggtgtcccccccaaaacgtccccatgtccccaactcACCCGGCCAGGCCCGCAGCAGGTAGTGCAGGACCTCCAGGTGGCACTTGAAGTCGACGGGGACGTCACCGCGGGGACCTCGGGGACCTCGGGGACGGGCGGCGGTGACATCGGTGACATCGGGGACGTCGGTGACGtcggggccggggggccgggCGAGCAGGACGGGCCCGAAACACACGGCGAGGTTCTGCGGGGTCATGCGGTTGCAGTCGCGGAACGAGGCCACCAGGCTCAGGTGGTCCAGGAGACACGTCAgggtggccttggggacaaggggacatggtTGGGGACACCCTCGGGTGTCACACACGTTGTCACAAAGCCCCAGCCCGAAGGGAATTGGGATTCGATGTCACATGAAGTGGCAACAGGGGAACGAGGCCACCGGGCTCCCCATTTTTGTCCCCTGCTCCCCCATTTTTGGGTCCAGACACCCCATTTTTGGGTCTGGACACCCCATTTTTGTCCCCTGCTCCCCCATTTTTGCCTCCAGACACCCCATTTTTGGGTCTGGACACCCCATTTTTGGGTCCGGACACCCCATTTTTGTCCCCTGCTCCCCCATTTTTGGGTCCAGACACCCCATTTTTGGGGCTGTGAACCCCATTTTTGGGTCCGGACACCCCATTTTTGGGTCCGGACGCCCCATTTCCGTCCCCACCTTCTCGGGCTCGGGCAGCCCGTCCAGCAGCGTCGTGGCCTCGCGGTGGCTCCCGGTggcccccggtgtccccattgtccccattgtccccagcaCCGCCCGGTACAACCCGGGGGGGATGAGCGGGGACGGCAGCTCCCGCAGGAAATCCTTCAGCACCCCTAaacggacggacagacggacatggCGACATtgaggggacgtggggacacccctgggaaACCCTTCAGCACCCTTAAACggatggacagacggacacggtgacagcaggggacatggggacacccccgggaaATCCTTCGGCACCCCTAaacggacagacagacggacacagGGGACAATGGACACCCCCAGGAAACCCTTCAGCGCCCCTAaacggacagacagacggacacagtgacactgaggggacatggggacatcagacaggacacaggggacatcagaggggacacaggagaCACCAGAGGTGACTTGGGGACAtcagaggggacacaggggacaccagAGGGGACAccagaggggacacagggccagcagaggggacacaggggacaccagAGGGGACTTGGGGACATCAGAGAGGACACGGGGCCACCAgaggggacacatggggacagcagagcggacacaggggacaccagAGGGCACTTGGGGACATCAGAGAGAACACAGGGGACAccagaggggacacaggggccACCCACCGGTGACGACGTTGATGTCGGGGTAGCGCTGCTCCGAGAGCGTCACGGCCGCGCTGTCCCTCTCGAACGCGTCCCGAAGCTCCTTCTTGACGGCGGCCGAGCCGCAGAGCCGGTACAGCCCCACCACCTCGGGGGCGGGGAACGTGGTGCCACCGTCACCGGCGTccccaaaaaaatccctcccaccccccccccccgccaaacCCACCCTCACCTTCAAGCCGCGGCGCTCGATCTCGGCGACACATTTTTGGACGAGAAGCGGCACTTTGGCGGGCGAGCCCTCGCGCTCCACGAGGCGCCGCAGCTCCACGCCGAAAACGCGGGGTGCCGAGGCCGAAACTCGAGGTTCCGAGCCCGAAACGGGCGGTTCCGAGGCCAAAAGTCGAGGTTCCGAGCCCAAAACGGGGGGTTCCGGCCCAAAAGCGGCGTCCGGCGCGGCGGGTCGCTCGCGTCGGCGCGTCAAGGTGAGTTTGGCGTAGAGGATCCCGCGGGGTTGGAGCCGCACGGCGAGTTGGTGCGTTGGGTGATCTGGGGGGGACAAACGGCACCGCAGTGTCACCAAATGTCACCAAAAGCGAGGGGGGGCGGGCACCTTAGGGGCCGCGGGGCTGTCACCGGGATTTTGTGGCCCCGAATGTCCCCAAAATTGACCCAAGCGTCACCTCTGAGGGCGTGGGGCGGGATCACGGTGACACCCACGTGGTTttgtgtccccaaatgtccccaaaacCAACCCGGGTGTCACCTCAGAGAACATGGGGCAGGATCACGGTGACACCCATGTAGTTTTGTGTCCCCGAATGTCCCCAAAACCAACCTCAGAAGATTTCAGGCGGCACCACGGTGCCACCAACAAGGTTTTGTGTCCCCAAAGTCCTCAAAACCGACCTCGGAAGGTGCCACCAGGATGGTTTTGTGTCCCCAAATGTCACCAAAACCAACCTGGGTGTCACCCAAGTGTCACCTCAGAGGACATGGGGCAGCACCACGGTGCCACCACCGAGGTTTTGTGTCCCCAAGCATCCCCAAAACCAACCCGGGTGTCACCTCAGAGGACATGGGGCAGCACCACGGTGCCACCAACGAGGTTttgtgtccccaaatgtccccaaagCCAACCTCAGAAGATGTGTGGCAGCACCACGGTGCCACCAGCAAGGTTttgtgtccccaaatgtccccaaaacCAACCCGGGTGTCACCtcaggggacatggggcagcaCCACAGTGCCACCACTGAGGTTttgtgtccccaaatgtccccaaaacCGACCTCAGAAGGTGCCACCAGGATGGTTTTGTGTCCCCAAATGTCACCAAAACCAACCCGGGTGTCACCTCAGAGGACATGGGGCAGCACCACGGTGCCACCAACGTGGTTttgtgtccccaaatgtccccaaaacccccccaagaTGTCACCTCGGAAGACGTGCGGCAGCAGCACGGTGCCGTGGCCACAGAGCCGGTTGCGCCGCGCCGCCGCGTCCCAGGCGAACACCATGACCTTGAGGTGCCGCGCGGCCTCCAGCTCCAGGTTGAAGTTGTGGTTGAGCCCCagcgccgccccccgcgccggcACCAGCGCCGTCCGCGCCCGCATCGCCGAATCCACCTGCAAAACGCAGAAATAATCCCGCGTCTCGGCGCCCGGTTTCAGATCCCGGACGCCACGGAGGTGAACGGCGACCAAACCCGACACGGGGACGAGCGCCGAAGCGTCGCCGCAGCTGTAGGGACGGAACGCGGCGACGTCCAGGGCGGCGTCACCGTCGCCGGCGTCCGGGTGGCTGCCGGTTTTCACCGGGAGCTCCGGGGAGTCGCCGTCGCTCAGGTAACCGGTCGGTTTGGGTCGCGGCGGCGCCGGCGAAGCCACCGAGGTGTCCAGGTGGTAGCGGGTGATGACGCCGCGCGGGGAGGCGGCACCAGAGTGTCCCCCGTGGTCGTGTCCGCCGTCATGTCCCCCGTCGTCGTGTCCTCCGTCGTCGTGTCCCCGTGGGCGGGGGCTCCGCAGGCTCAGTTTGCGCCGCAGCTCCGGGAGCTTCTTCATCTTGAGCGAGAGGCGGCGGACGGTGCCGGGGGATTTGGTTTTGGTGAGAGAACGGCTCTTtttggggctggcggggggggatgggggggtcgCCGAGGTCACGCAGGGGAGAGGGGTCTTGCCTGGGGGGGGACAAAGCGGGTGAgtggggactgggagggactggggggcactgggggggactgggggggaagGATGGGGGGAGTGGCTGGGGACAATTCTGGGGACACTGTccggggggggacagggattggggggtctggggacacTGTaatggggggggacagggactggggggtctggggacacTGTaatggggggggacagggaatgTGGGGTCTGGGGACACTGtaatgggggggacagggactggggggtctgggggggggacagggactgtGGGGTCTTGGGGACACTGtaatgggggggacagggactggggggtcttggggacaCTGtaatgggggggacagggactggggggtctgggggggggacagggactgtGGGGTCTTGGGGACACTGtaatgggggggacagggactgtGGGGTCTTGGGGACACTGtaatgggggggacagggactggggggtcttggggacaTTGTAACGAGCGGGACAGGAActgtggggtctgggggggggacagggactggggggtcttggggacaCTGTaatggggggggacagggactgtGGGGTCCTgggaggggggacagggactgTGGAGTCTTGGGGACATTGtaatgggggggacagggagtgTGGGGTCCTgggaggggggacagggactgTGGGGTCTTGGGGACATTGtaatgggggggacagggagtgTGGGGTCCTgggaggggggacagggactgtgggctctggggacacagTAATGGGGGGCAACAGGGACTGTGGGGTCTTGGGGACATTGTAATGTGGGGGGACAGCGACTGTGGGGTCTGGGGACACGGTaatggggggggacagggactggggggTCTGTGGATACTGTCCGGAgtggggggacagagggacaaagGCTGTGGGGGTCACCACTGTCCCCAGCCCGCAGCCGCCACTCAccgcacgcctgggtcctcccTGCTCCCGGCTCCTCTCGAGTGCCACCGacgtcccctgtccccagagtCCCCGCCGTGCTCCGGGGCGGCTCTTCCCAgcttatttttgggggggaCTCCCCGCCACGTCCCCGGGGGTCGTCGTCTTCGGGGATGGGGTTGTACCAGATGTCCCCGGTGGCGGCGGCACCGCCATCGGTGTCACCTCCCGGTTCCTCGTGTCCCAACACCCAGCGCCGGCTGCTCCGCTCCAGGCTCTGCAGGTAGGACCCGTGCGGGGGGCTCctgccgcccccccccaaatcGCCGGGGCCGTTCGCCGCGGCGTCCCCCGGATCCTCGTCGTCGGTGTCACCGACGTCGCTCGCGTCCCGGGGGGGTTTCGGGGGGTGGTTTTGCTTGCGGGGTGACGGCGGCTCCGGCGGCGGCACCTCCAGGGACGTCGGGGAGTCGGGGCTCGGGGGGGGGGTctctgtggggtgcaggggggtgaGGTgagggggggaccccgaaatgCGAATGGGGACCctgctggggtttggggacatgggtGGAGGGACCCCAGGGTGATGGGGGGGGTCCCTTCTTtttgggggggacaggagggacccCAGGTGATGGGGGGGGGTTCTTATTTGGGGTACAGGACCGCAGGGTGATGGGGGGGTCCCTTCTtttgggggggacaggagggatcCCAGGTGATGGGGGGGGGTTCTTATTTGGGGTACAGGACCGCAGGGTGATGGGGGGGTCCCTTCTtttgggggggacaggagggatcCCAGGTGACGGGGGGGGTTCTTATTTGGGGTACAGGACCGCAGGGTGATCTGGGGTCCCTTCTTTGGGGGTTCCCTTCTTTTGGGGGTCCTTTCTTtggaggggaggcaggagggacccaggcgttcggggggggCTCCCTCCTCAGtttggggggacaggagggacccTGTGGttctggggggggggtccccctCATAgaaggggacaggagggaccctggggtgatggggggggtccctttttgggggttCCCTTCTTTTGGGGGGTCctttttttggaggggaggcaggagggacccaggcgttcggggggggGCTCCCTCCTCAGtttggggggacaggagggacccTGTGGTTCTGGGGGGGGTCCCCCTCATGGAAGGGGACAGGAGAGATGCTGGCGTGATGGGGggggtccctttttgggggttCCCTTCTTTTGGGTGGTCTTTTCTtggaggggaggcaggagggacccaggcgttcggggggggCTCCCTCCTCAGtttggggggacaggagggacccTGTGGttctggggggggggtccccctCATAgaaggggacaggagggaccctggggtgatgggggggtccctttttgggggttCCCTTCTTTTGGGGGGTCCTTTCTTtggaggggaggcaggagggacccaggcgttcggggggggCTCCCTCCTCAGtttggggggacaggagggacccTGTGGTTCTGGGGGGGCCCTCCCCTCCTCAGTGGGGTTCCCCTCAGTCCCCTGTGTTTCGGGGGGGGTCCctatttttgggggggtgtccGTACCTCTCTCCTTGGCCTCTACTTTCTTCAGGCGCGGGCGGTCGCGGCCCCTCAGGCGGGAAAACGTTCGGCGCAGCAGCGGCTCCGCCATCGCCCCCCCTCAGGGTCCCCCCCCCAGGGTCCCCTCAGCCCCTCAGGTCCCCTCAGGTCCCCTCAGGTCCCTCCAGGTCCCCTCAGGTCCCCTCAACCCGTCCTTGTCCCCTCACGTCCCCTCAGCGCGGCCGGGCCCGCGGATCCGCCATCCCGCCGCCGCCAATTCCTGGGATGCCGGGAGCTGTAGTCCGGAATTTAACCCCCCCCAGACCAAAAACCGAGACACCCCCCAAACCGAGACACCCCTCCCGGGACAGAAACAACCTCCCTTGGCACTGGGGAACCCCCTCGGATCGCGGAcacccccccagggactgagAAACCCCCTTGGAATGgatcccccccccaccccatcccgGCCCGGGTCGGGGACACCTCAGTTCCCTCtgtggatttgggggggggtctgtgAGGTATTTAGGGGGGTCTGTGAGGTATTtaggggggtctgggggagaCCTGGGGGTATTTGGGGGTTCAGGAGGTATTTAGGGGGGTCtgggtgggatttggggggtcctggggcgTATTTGGGGGGTCTAGAGGGGGATttaggggtcctggggggggtaTTTGGGGGAGCCC harbors:
- the SYDE1 gene encoding rho GTPase-activating protein SYDE1, whose protein sequence is MAEPLLRRTFSRLRGRDRPRLKKVEAKERETPPPSPDSPTSLEVPPPEPPSPRKQNHPPKPPRDASDVGDTDDEDPGDAAANGPGDLGGGGRSPPHGSYLQSLERSSRRWVLGHEEPGGDTDGGAAATGDIWYNPIPEDDDPRGRGGESPPKISWEEPPRSTAGTLGTGDVGGTREEPGAGRTQACGKTPLPCVTSATPPSPPASPKKSRSLTKTKSPGTVRRLSLKMKKLPELRRKLSLRSPRPRGHDDGGHDDGGHDGGHDHGGHSGAASPRGVITRYHLDTSVASPAPPRPKPTGYLSDGDSPELPVKTGSHPDAGDGDAALDVAAFRPYSCGDASALVPVSGLVAVHLRGVRDLKPGAETRDYFCVLQVDSAMRARTALVPARGAALGLNHNFNLELEAARHLKVMVFAWDAAARRNRLCGHGTVLLPHVFRDHPTHQLAVRLQPRGILYAKLTLTRRRERPAAPDAAFGPEPPVLGSEPRLLASEPPVSGSEPRVSASAPRVFGVELRRLVEREGSPAKVPLLVQKCVAEIERRGLKVVGLYRLCGSAAVKKELRDAFERDSAAVTLSEQRYPDINVVTGVLKDFLRELPSPLIPPGLYRAVLGTMGTMGTPGATGSHREATTLLDGLPEPEKATLTCLLDHLSLVASFRDCNRMTPQNLAVCFGPVLLARPPGPDVTDVPDVTDVTAARPRGPRGPRGDVPVDFKCHLEVLHYLLRAWPAPPPAAVPPPLRLDLAPVTRGTRVTAPVTPRPRPRGPESPPSNRYAGDWSVCDPPGPQGPAGDTGDAALSPRCPPPAVGTRFGGVGDGPRFSLRDFDALIRELERELAQPIDVCL